The sequence GCAAATTGCATGCAGCTGATGCCAATTAACGCCAGCGCGACTTCACTCTGACCAGACAATAAAGCAGCACAGAGGCGCAGTTCGAGAGGAGTCTCTTGTCCGCTATCCCAGACGATATTTGTCCTCTCGTTGTTGTGAGAAATGTAGTGAAACCCTAGGTGTGAATATAATGGTGATATTTCAACTGTCTCTTGAGGTCTAAAACAACCATGTAAGGAGATGAGTGTCTATTTATTTGGGATGTGtccctttctgatattttctcatgttttctaTAGTCAGGGAGAGAGGTAAGACTATtgtctttaatttagtttttcttttgtttaggtAAGTTAAGTCGTTAAATCAGAAGgtagattgttttgtttgttatgttggcATTTACTCTCTCCCGACGTCTTGGTTACGTTTgttttgttaagaaaaataaaattgtttaattatactatcaaaaatgttgttatatttttctgAACTTCAGTGAACCAAGTTTGGAgagtatttatattcttttcatCATTATTGAGGGCTGGGATAGAGGATCAGGAGACCTCTCATcgtgttatttcatttattttcttattttgttaccTTCCCTAGTGACCctagactaaaaaaaaataggagttGGTAACAcctcaaaatattactttgccTTCGTAAGCTTtcatccaaatctgaaaatgctcctctcctctgaaacatgatctttacttaatattggGCTGATTTTGAGCTGATTTCTGACAATCCTAGGTTATTTCCCGATCATCTCGTGGTTGTGAGGATTATCTGGTCAGATTTTCCTGCGGTGTGttaagagtgactgaatctgctcAGAAGAACATCGGAGGCTCCTCGAAAGCGAATAATGCTTTCTAAAGTTCAAGTCATGCTTTTTTGATTTCAATTAAAAGTCTAATTAAAGCGGTGCTCCAGCGTCTCTTACCTCTGATCTGTTCAGATCCTGGAAACGAACCACATCAGACGACTGTGGAGGTAAAACCTGAGCAAACTGCACCTTTGGAAGAAATACAGTAGTGTTTTATGCCTTTTACTGTGAGATGCCATACACTGCTTTCAGTAGTTCAGCTTTAGAAAGCTCACTGTAGCAGAAGACTCGCTTTTAGGAGGAATTTAAGAAAGGAAAAGCAAAATTGTAAATGCTGTATTGTAACGTAGCGTTTGAGCTGGTGAGGAGGAAGTCCTGATTTGACTCACGACTCACCTGAGGAGGACAGCAGCAGGCGTCGGCTTTACAGGCGAACgctgacagacagatggagatgATGAACTCAAGCACGGAGAATATCAGCAACACACCTCTGATTCCCTTTAAGAGAGTCTGAGAGGAAAATCAACATTAAACCCTCTTAAATATAGCTAAATATGGTAAATTACCATTTTTAACATCCATGATCTTCATAGAACTTTGCATGCTTGTTATCAAATCATCAAATGTGATATCCTAGTAGGACCTATAAGGGCCAGATTTAGAGTTCGAATGAACATATACGGCcctattttaatctaaatgagATTAATCTAAACCACTTTTGCTCTTTGAACGGCAGGAAAGCGGCCCTGGCACGTAGTCGAGATGTGTTGTCCCTATTCTCTTAAGTAATAGGGGATTTTGGATATAAAGTGCAATCAGATTCTCCTCTCCCATTCCCTTCAAGACTTTATTTTCAGCTCCTCAAAATAGCGACGCactttaacattaaatgtaaaacaattaatgCAAGTTGATGACGTACCTCATACTTGATGTTCAAATAACAGTCAAAATCACCGCAGTAATTCAACGCTGCTATAACCAAatctattaaaagtaaaatgatggCAATGCCGTCGGTTATAGCGCTGAAGATGTTCATTCCAAGGGAAGCCCTCACCTACAGGCGTAAAAACAACAGAACTTTAAAACAGCGTGATAACCAGGTAATGCACATACAAAAGTATAAGAAGTTTGATTAAATACACACTTAATTATTAGTAGAGGTGGACCGATTTTACAGATTATCGTCAATTTGATTACGGAAACcgtctgcatttaataaaaaaataagtgtttaatctcGTCGTTATACACCACCATCACTCCATtctcttattttattctgtatggTTAAAAacgatatataaataaaagtgatttcatCCACAGAGCTCAGCTTCTCCAGCAATGGATGCAGCACAGAACACTATTGATAACCGATAGTTTAACGATCAGCTATCGGTGCAGATTAATCGGCAAAACCCTACATGAATGTTTCTCAACACTTCCAGAAGAGCCGTTAAACCTCTTTCTGTACTTCCCGCACGGTTCTTCGTACCCTTAAAAGTAAAGTTTTGTGCAGCACATACCAAACACAAACCGAGCGCGggaattcattttgttttcggCGGCGCGATGCAGAGCGAACCAGCGCTGATGTACTGAGAAGAGAAAGGTTCAGAAAGCTCGGGTTGGAACATGTAACTTTATTTCGTGAAAGACAGAACACTTAATGGTGTAGTAGTTTCTTATGATGAGAGATCCCAGTACGACAGACCACTGTAGATAAAGATGGGTTCTGCGTGAACTGAAGACACGATGCCAAACAGAAAAGTCATCACGCCGATCATTACCTGGACCGTCTGTGAGGGACACGGACGACAGAAGAGTCTCTCGTGAAGACGAACAATAGAAAACATACAGATTTACCTCAACTGTAGACTTGATCGTGCtggaaaaaatctaaaaaacaaaagaatcatTGCATGAATGTCACTGTGCTTGCAGATCACCCCGAGGGCTTTGGGTTGTCCTTTCAGAAACGCTTGAAGGCCCTGAAGAGGAGCAGCAGGAGCGGCGGTGAGCGTCGGGACAGCGGTGGTGTGCGTCGCCGGCTGCAGCTGGATGACGAGGGTTGAAGACGTCACGGGTATGACCGTCTGAGACATCCTCCTACGGACCTGAACAGAACCAAAAACATGGAGGCGGTCACCGGCGAGGAGATACTG is a genomic window of Puntigrus tetrazona isolate hp1 unplaced genomic scaffold, ASM1883169v1 S000000003, whole genome shotgun sequence containing:
- the LOC122331859 gene encoding membrane-spanning 4-domains subfamily A member 4A-like; protein product: MSQTVIPVTSSTLVIQLQPATHTTAVPTLTAAPAAPLQGLQAFLKGQPKALGTVQVMIGVMTFLFGIVSSVHAEPIFIYSVCLVRASLGMNIFSAITDGIAIILLLIDLVIAALNYCGDFDCYLNIKYETLLKGIRGVLLIFSVLEFIISICLSAFACKADACCCPPQVQFAQVLPPQSSDVVRFQDLNRSEIPVTSSSFIHQHPADVPPQYTESKYE